In the genome of Actinomadura graeca, one region contains:
- a CDS encoding DUF3152 domain-containing protein: MEVSGMLSTAMQPPRSRTGRRRAASHRRGARPAPTPAQMSVNMPAPPPRRRPPGGVEGISDALEREFEGARRTRMRGLVLGTASLALVIAVGIGCALALRSATGSGSGSGSSSSRKGQGGDRGRTGSGPGLGAPESPYIPAKGTGKFLRPASTGRVYGHGKPMRYMVEVEGGLRQDPAAFASSVDKILADPRGWTAAGKWSFRRVASGPYDFVVRLASPGTVDRLCGGYGLETEGKVNCSGGKQVVVNLRRWLLLTAYYRGRPDEYHALTINHEVGHRLGFGHMTCPGRGRPAPVMQQQIFGMKGCAINGWPYDRRRRFLGGPSVP; this comes from the coding sequence GTGGAAGTTTCTGGCATGCTGTCCACCGCCATGCAGCCTCCACGATCACGCACGGGCCGCCGCCGGGCCGCGTCCCACCGCAGGGGCGCCCGGCCTGCGCCGACGCCCGCGCAGATGTCCGTGAACATGCCCGCCCCGCCCCCGAGGCGGCGGCCGCCGGGCGGGGTCGAGGGCATCAGCGACGCCCTGGAGCGCGAGTTCGAAGGGGCCCGGCGGACGCGGATGCGCGGCCTCGTCCTGGGGACGGCATCGCTCGCCCTGGTCATCGCCGTGGGTATCGGCTGCGCGCTGGCCCTGCGGTCCGCGACCGGCTCCGGGTCCGGGTCCGGTTCGTCCTCGTCCAGAAAGGGCCAGGGCGGGGACCGCGGACGGACCGGCTCCGGGCCGGGCCTCGGCGCGCCCGAATCGCCGTACATCCCCGCGAAGGGAACGGGAAAGTTCCTGCGCCCGGCGTCGACCGGGCGTGTGTACGGGCACGGCAAGCCGATGCGCTACATGGTGGAGGTGGAGGGCGGCCTCCGGCAGGACCCCGCGGCCTTCGCCAGCAGCGTCGACAAGATCCTCGCGGACCCGCGCGGATGGACCGCGGCGGGGAAGTGGTCGTTCAGGCGCGTCGCCTCCGGCCCGTACGACTTCGTCGTGCGGCTCGCCTCTCCTGGAACGGTCGACAGGCTCTGCGGCGGCTACGGGCTGGAGACCGAGGGCAAGGTCAACTGCAGCGGGGGCAAGCAGGTCGTGGTGAACCTGAGACGCTGGCTCCTGCTCACGGCGTACTACCGGGGCAGGCCCGACGAGTACCACGCGCTGACGATCAACCACGAGGTCGGCCACCGCCTCGGCTTCGGGCACATGACGTGCCCCGGACGCGGCCGTCCCGCGCCCGTCATGCAGCAGCAGATCTTCGGGATGAAGGGCTGCGCGATCAACGGCTGGCCCTACGACCGCCGCCGCCGCTTCCTGGGCGGCCCGTCCGTTCCCTGA